A genomic region of Ovis aries strain OAR_USU_Benz2616 breed Rambouillet chromosome 20, ARS-UI_Ramb_v3.0, whole genome shotgun sequence contains the following coding sequences:
- the LOC101108868 gene encoding uncharacterized protein LOC101108868, with the protein MSGRGKGGKGLGKGGAKRHRKVLRDNIQGITKPAIRRLARRGGVKRISGLIYEETRGVLKVFLENVIRDAVTYTEHAKRKTVTAMDVVYALKRQAQQAPGQSHHRSGRTAMARTKQTARKSTGGKAPRKQLATKAARKSAPATGGVKKPHRYRPGTVALREIRRYQKSTELLIRKLPFQRLVREIAQDFKTDLRFQSSAVMALQEACEAYLVGLFEDTNLAQHLGNMSGRGKGGKGLGKGGAKRHRKVLRDNIQGITKPAIRRLARRGGVKRISGLIYEETRGVLKVFLENVIRDAVTYTEHAKRKTVTAMDVVYALKRQGRTLYGFGG; encoded by the exons ATGTCTGGACGCGGCAAGGGCGGGAAGGGCCTTGGAAAAGGTGGCGCTAAACGTCACCGCAAGGTTCTTCGCGATAACATCCAGGGCATCACCAAGCCCGCCATCCGTCGTCTGGCCCGGCGTGGAGGAGTTAAGCGTATATCTGGTCTCATCTATGAGGAGACCCGCGGGGTGTTGAAGGTGTTCCTGGAAAATGTGATCCGCGACGCCGTCACCTACACCGAGCATGCCAAGCGCAAAACTGTCACAGCCATGGATGTAGTCTACGCGCTGAAACGCCAGG CTCAACAAGCTCCTGGGCAAAGTCACCATCGCTCAGG GCGTACGGCG ATGGCTCGTACTAAGCAGACTGCCCGCAAGTCCACCGGCGGTAAGGCGCCGCGCAAGCAGCTCGCCACCAAAGCTGCTCGTAAGAGCGCGCCTGCCACCGGCGGCGTGAAGAAGCCGCACCGCTACCGGCCCGGCACGGTAGCTCTGCGCGAGATCCGCCGCTACCAGAAGTCCACGGAGCTGCTGATCCGCAAGCTGCCGTTCCAGCGGCTGGTGCGCGAGATCGCGCAGGACTTCAAGACCGACCTGCGCTTCCAGAGCTCGGCGGTGATGGCGCTGCAGGAGGCGTGCGAGGCCTACCTGGTGGGGCTCTTCGAGGACACCAACCT TGCTCAGCATTTAGGTAACATGTCTGGACGCGGCAAGGGTGGAAAGGGCCTTGGAAAGGGGGGCGCTAAGCGTCACCGCAAAGTTTTGCGCGACAACATTCAGGGCATCACAAAGCCGGCCATTCGCCGTCTGGCCCGGCGTGGAGGAGTTAAGCGTATCTCCGGCCTCATCTACGAGGAGACCCGTGGAGTGCTGAAGGTGTTTCTGGAGAATGTGATCCGGGACGCTGTCACCTACACCGAGCACGCCAAGCGCAAGACTGTCACCGCCATGGACGTGGTCTACGCTCTCAAGCGTCAGGGCCGCACTCTCTATGGATTTGGTGGTTAA
- the LOC101108086 gene encoding histone H2B type 1-C/E/F/G/I translates to MPEPAKSAPAPKKGSKKAVTKAQKKDGKKRKRSRKESYSVYVYKVLKQVHPDTGISSKAMGIMNSFVNDIFERIAGEASRLAHYNKRSTITSREIQTAVRLLLPGELAKHAVSEGTKAVTKYTSSK, encoded by the coding sequence ATGCCTGAGCCAGCCAAGTCCGCTCCTGCCCCTAAAAAGGGCTCGAAGAAGGCGGTGACCAAGGCGCAGAAGAAGGACGGCAAGAAGCGCAAGCGTAGCCGCAAGGAGAGCTACTCCGTGTACGTGTACAAGGTCCTGAAGCAGGTCCACCCGGACACCGGCATCTCGTCCAAGGCCATGGGCATCATGAACTCTTTTGTCAACGACATCTTCGAGCGCATCGCTGGCGAGGCGTCGCGCCTGGCGCATTACAACAAGCGCTCGACTATCACATCCAGGGAGATCCAGACAGCGGTACGCCTGCTGCTACCCGGGGAGCTGGCCAAGCACGCGGTGTCTGAGGGTACCAAGGCTGTCACCAAGTACACCAGCTCCAAGTAA
- the LOC114109701 gene encoding histone H3.1 produces MARTKQTARKSTGGKAPRKQLATKAARKSAPATGGVKKPHRYRPGTVALREIRRYQKSTELLIRKLPFQRLVREIAQDFKTDLRFQSSAVMALQEACEAYLVGLFEDTNLCAIHAKRVTIMPKDIQLARRIRGERA; encoded by the coding sequence ATGGCTCGTACGAAGCAGACTGCCCGCAAGTCCACCGGCGGCAAAGCACCGCGCAAGCAGCTGGCCACCAAGGCGGCCCGCAAGAGCGCGCCGGCCACCGGCGGCGTGAAGAAGCCCCACCGCTATCGGCCCGGCACGGTGGCCCTGCGAGAGATCCGCCGCTACCAGAAGTCTACGGAGCTGCTGATCCGCAAGCTGCCTTTTCAGCGGCTGGTGCGCGAGATCGCGCAGGACTTCAAGACCGACCTGCGCTTCCAGAGCTCGGCGGTGATGGCGCTGCAGGAGGCGTGCGAGGCCTACTTGGTGGGGCTCTTCGAGGATACCAACCTGTGCGCCATCCACGCCAAGCGCGTCACCATCATGCCCAAGGACATCCAGCTTGCCCGCCGCATTCGCGGGGAGAGGGCGTAA
- the LOC114109699 gene encoding histone H4: MSGRGKGGKGLGKGGAKRHRKVLRDNIQGITKPAIRRLARRGGVKRISGLIYEETRGVLKVFLENVIRDAVTYTEHAKRKTVTAMDVVYALKRQGRTLYGFGG, from the coding sequence ATGTCTGGTAGGGGCAAAGGAGGAAAAGGGCTCGGAAAAGGAGGCGCGAAACGCCATCGCAAAGTTCTGCGGGACAACATCCAGGGTATTACCAAACCTGCTATTCGGCGCTTGGCTCGTCGTGGTGGCGTGAAGCGCATCTCTGGGCTCATCTACGAGGAGACCCGCGGTGTCCTAAAGGTGTTCCTGGAGAACGTGATCCGGGACGCGGTCACCTACACCGAGCACGCCAAGCGCAAGACTGTCACTGCCATGGACGTGGTCTACGCGCTCAAGCGTCAGGGCCGCACCCTCTATGGTTTCGGCGGCTAA